A DNA window from Ctenopharyngodon idella isolate HZGC_01 chromosome 10, HZGC01, whole genome shotgun sequence contains the following coding sequences:
- the LOC127520336 gene encoding trace amine-associated receptor 13c-like produces MAYETEDHETQYCFPAINSSCIKEKCSRHEYNIMYVFFSLLSAWTVFLNLLVIISISHFKKLHTPTNLIILSLAFADLLNGLIVMPLDAIKLIETCWYFGDTLCSLFMVIMGVLLSASLGNLVLIAVDRYVAVCHPLLYPQKITTTKALMTISLCWFCSSAYTTALSSSNGRFDTSHKTDACYGECYFMMSFTWIVTDLFISLLFPCTLIITLYLRIFYVVHQQVKVINALMKGGKCVMEGSVRRKSESKAALTLGIIVAIHILCWLPLYIFSLTENTVMSSVIMNFLTWVFYINSGLNPLIYALFYPWFRRSFKHILSLKIFQSASSLVDIFTNYHS; encoded by the coding sequence ATGGCCTATGAGACAGAGGATCATGAGACTCAATACTGCTTTCCTGCCATCAACTCATCATGTATCAAGGAAAAATGCTCCAGACATGAATACAATAtcatgtatgtgtttttttcatTGCTGTCAGCATGGACTGTGTTTCTGAACCTGCTGGTGATCATCTCCATCTCTCACTTCAAGAAGCTTCACACTCCAACCAACCTGATTATTCTCTCTCTGGCTTTTGCTGATCTTCTTAATGGACTTATTGTGATGCCTTTGGATGCCATAAAGTTGATTGAGACATGTTGGTACTTTGGAGACACTTTATGCTCACTGTTTATGGTAATTATGGGGGTGCTTCTCTCAGCATCTCTCggtaatttagttttaattgctGTTGATCGTTATGTGGCTGTGTGTCACCCTTTACTGTACCCACAGAAAATAACCACAACTAAAGCCTTAATGACCATCTCTCTTTGTTGGTTTTGCTCTTCAGCTTATACCACTGCCCTGTCAAGCAGCAATGGACGTTTTGATACATCACACAAAACAGATGCATGTTATGGAGAGTGTTATTTCATGATGAGTTTTACATGGATAGTCACTGATCTGTTCATATCCTTGCTGTTTCCTTGTACCCtgatcataactttatatttaaggATATTTTATGTTGTACATCAGCAAGTGAAAGTTATAAACGCTCTGATGAAGGGTGGTAAATGTGTAATGGAAGGTTCAGTGAGGAGGAAATCTGAGAGCAAAGCTGCTCTGACATTAGGAATCATTGTGGCAATTCATATTCTCTGCTGGTTACCTCTCTATATTTTTTCTCTAACAGAGAATACAGTAATGTCCTCTGTAATTATGAATTTTCTAACATGGGTCTTTTATATTAACTCAGGCCTGAATCCTCTTATCTATGCTTTATTTTACCCTTGGTTTAGAAGGTCATTTAAACACATCCTATCACTTAAGATATTTCAGTCAGCATCATCTTTGGTGgacatttttacaaattatCATTCATGA